GTGGCAAAGTGGGTTTTTTATCACGAATCGGAGCCAGTTTTCGCCGTACCGGTGGTTTTTTTAGTGACGTAATGTCCGAGCTAAAGAAAGTCCGTTGGCCCAACCGTAAAGAGTTAACAACCTATACGCTTGTTGTACTCGTTACGGTCGTGCTCCTTGCAATATTCTTCTTCGTCGTTGATTTGGGTATCTCGCGCTTGATCGATTTGATTCTAGGAACGTAATTATGCAAGTCTTAGGAGGGACGGACGGTTATCGTCCTGTTGGATATGGAAAAAGCATGGTATGTACTTCATACGTACTCAGGTTACGAAAACAAGGTAAAAGCAAATCTGGAGAAGCGACTCGAGTCGATGGGCATGGAAGACAAGATCTTTCGCGTTCTTGTTCCCACTGAAGAAGAGGTGGAAACCAAGGATGGTAAAAAGCGCACCGTCACGAAAAAAGTGTTTCCTGGATACGTCCTTGTTGAAATGGTGATGACGGACGACTCTTGGTATGTCGTGCGCAACACCCCTGGGGTTACCGGCTTTGTCGGATCCACGGGTGCTGGCTCTAAACCGACAGCGCTGCGTCCTGAAGAGGCCGATACGATTCTCAAGCAAATGGGAATCGAAATTCCCAAGATCAAAGTCGATTTTGCTCTCCGCGATATGGTGCGCGTCACAGATGGTCCGTTTTCCAATCGCACCGGGGAGATTATCGAGATTTACCCGGACAGGCAGAAGGTTCGCGTGTTGGTGGACATCTTCGGTCGCGAAACACCGGTAGAGCTAGACTTTACACAAGTTCAACAATTGGATTAGGATTCAACTTGAAAAGTATCGCGCTATGTGGTACATTTCATTTTGTTTTAACAATCCCACAACACTATTTGGGGTTTCTTGCACTCTCACTATAGATCGAAAGTCTTTTACATACAGACTTTCAAAAAACGGTGGGAGGGGGCATTCCCCCGTAATAACCACATGTGAAGTAAGGAGGTGTGTTACGTGGCTAAGAAGGTTATCCGCGTAATTAAATTACAAATCCCAGCAGGTAAAGCGAATCCTGCACCTCCAGTAGGTCCGGCTCTCGGTCAAGCTGGTGTAAACATCATGGGATTCTGTAAAGAATTCAATGCTCGCACTGAAAGCGAAGTAGGTATGATCATTCCGGTGGAAATCACCGTGTTTGAAGACCGTTCTTTCACTTTTATCACAAAAACTCCTCCAGCTGCAGTTCTGTTGAAGAAAGCTGCTGGTATCGAGTCCGGTTCTGGCGTACCAAACAAAACAAAGGTTGCTACGCTGAAGCGTGATAAAGTTCGTGAAATCGCAGAACTGAAGCGTCCTGACCTGAATGCTGCATCCGTAGAAGCGGCTATGCGCATGGTAGAAGGTACAGCTCGTTCTATGGGTATCGTAATCGAAGACTAATTGTCTTGAGTGCAAGGGGGCACAGACGTTGTGCCCCCCTGTCTGTGGGAGGATCAACCGCTACGACCACATTGAAGGGAGATTTAATCATGGCGAAAAAAGGTAAGAAATATCAAGAGGCTGTAAAGCTCGTTGATAAAAACAAAGTTTACGAAGTAGTTGAAGGCGTTGAGCTGGTTAAAAAAGCAGCTACAGCTAAATTCGATGAAACTGTTGAAGCAGCTTTCCGTTTGGGCGTAGATCCTAAGCGTGCTGACCAACAAATTCGTGGCGCAGTTGTATTGCCACATGGTACTGGTAAAGTACAACGTGTTCTCGTATTCGCAAAAGGCGAAAAAGCGAAAGATGCAGAAGCAGCTGGCGCAGACTTCGTAGGCGATGCAGACATGATCGCGAAAATTCAAGGTGGCTGGTTCGACTTTGACGTTGTAGTAGCTACTCCTGATATGATGGGTGAAGTAGGTAAATTGGGTCGTGTACTCGGTCCAAAAGGCCTGATGCCAAACCCTAAGACCGGTACAGTTACTTTCGATGTAACCAAAGCGGTTAACGAAATCAAAGCAGGTAAAATTGAGTACCGTGTAGACAAAGCGGGTAACATCCACGCTCCTATCGGAAAAGCATCCTTCGATGCTGACAAACTGGTAGAAAACCTGGCTGCTCTGACTGAAGCACTGAACCGTGCGAAACCAGCTGCTGCTAAAGGTGTTTACATGAGAAACGTAACCCTGAGCTCCACTATGGGCCCTGGCGTACGCGTAGCTGTAAAATAATGACACTTGACTTCCTTTATGGGAGTTGTTAAGATAGTCCCTGTTGATGAAAAGAATATGCCGTAGACAGAAGGTGCGGTGCTTGTGAGAGTAACGCTTAATATCCCTCCGAGGCGTGTAATGTACGAATGAGGAAACGCTGTTTTCCTTTGACGATATAGCATTATGCCCTCGTGAGTCTGCGAGGGCATTCTTCATTTTCTAGGATTAGAGCACGGGAGGTGTAATCAATGGCAGAAATTCGTCCAACCGTTATTCGTGAAGAAAAGGTACAAGCGATCAACGAAATCGCAACTAAACTTCGCGAAAGCCAAACTACAGTGGTAGCTGACTACCGCGGTCTGACAGTAGCACAAGTAACTGAGCTCCGTAAGCAATTGCGTGAAGCTGGTGTTGAGTTCCAGGTGTTGAAAAACTCCCTGACTCGTTTGGCTACTGAGAAGGAAAGCCTGACTGAACTGGATCAATATCTGACTGGACCAAACGCTCTGGCGTTCTCCAAAGAGGATATCATCGCTCCAGCGAAAGTTATCGCTGAATTCGCTAAGAAAAACGACAAGCTGGAAATCAAGGGTGGCGTTATCGAGGGTAAAGTAGTTGATGCTGAGCAAATTAAAGCTCTGGCTTCCCTGCCGAACCGCGAAGGTCTCTTGTCCATGCTTCTTTCCGTCCTGCAAGCTCCAATGCGCAACGTTGCACTGGCAGTCAAAGCAGTGGCAGAACAAAAAGAAGGTCAAGGCGCGTAATCGTCTGATCGGTTAATGTTTTACAAATACTATTCCTTGAATGGAGGATTTACAAATGTCTAAAGACCAAATCTTGGAAGCCATTAAAGGCATGTCCGTTCTCGAACTGAACGATCTGGTAAAAGCAATTGAAGAAGAATTCGGCGTAACTGCTGCTGCTCCTGTAGCTGTAGTTGCTGGTGGCGGAGCAGAAGCTGCTGCTGAGCAAACTGAGTTCACTGTAAACCTGGTAAGCGGCGGCGCTTCCAAAATCAACGTAATCAAAGTTGTTCGCGAGCTGACTGGCTTGGGTCTGAAAGAAGCAAAAGACCTGGTAGACAACGCTCCAAAAACACTCAAAGAGGGCGTTTCCAAAGACGAAGCAGAAGCCCTCAAAGCAAAACTCGAAGAAGCTGGCGCTCAAGTAGAAGTAAAGTAAGTTAGCTTCCTTTAGGATATCCCCTTGCCTGCGGCAGGGGGATTTTCTATAAACTTTTGATGATAAAGGTTTATTTAAACGATGAGGAAGGGTGAATCACACGTGGCAGACCATTACTATACCAATCAACCGGGCGCTGCACATGATGAACAGCAATTTACGTTCAAGCTCCGTGGTAATGAATTTCGTTTCATAACGGATGCTGGCGTTTTTTCCCGAGACCGGATTGACTTTGGAAGTGTATTGCTCATCGAGAACATGGAGATCGACAGTCATGCGCGTGTGCTTGATGTGGGATGCGGGTATGGTCCGATGGGATTGACGGCTGCCAAGCTTGCTGATCATGGTCGGGTGACGATGATCGACGTGAACGAGCGTGCGGTTAACCTGGCTCGTCGTAATGCAGAAGCAAATGGTATTAAAAATGTTGAGGTTCGAGTGAGTGATGTCTACAACGGCGTACAAGGCGAGCAGTTTGATGTCATTCTGACCAATCCGCCTATTCGTGCGGGTAAGGAAATCGTTCATCGCATTTTTGTAGAAGGATACGACCTGTTAGTAGAAGGTGGAGAAATGTGGGTTGTCATTCAGAAGAAGCAAGGCGCCCCATCCGCATTGAAGAAGCTACAGGAAACGTACCGGGAAGTAATAGAGGTAGATCGGGAAAAAGGCTATCACATATTCAGGGCAATCAAATAAGCAAGAAGAAATCATTAGAAAAGTTTTCTTGACGCGAATAATTGAATGTGGTAGCATTATAAAATGTCAATATGGGATAAATGTCTATTTTTCAGCAATTCCCTGTCTGTCAAGCGTTTCTACTTTTTTCCTGAGATAGGAATGTTTGCGTGAAAACATGGGAATTCTTTTAAAATAGAGTTTCTCTGGGTTAAAAATGGTTGAAGCTGCTTTAACCCATTTTTATTTTTAGGCATTCGAATGCGACTGAAAGAAGTTGCCGAATGCCGAGTTTCTATGTGTGAAAACACAACCTGAGGGGTGAATAAGTTGGCAGGTAAAGTGATTCAAAGTGGCCGACACCGCCAGCGTCGTACGTATTCACGTATTAACGAAGTGCTGGGCCTTCCAAATCTCATCGAGATTCAACAAAAGTCCTACCAGTGGTTCCTTGATGAGGGGCTCCGTGAGATGTTCCAAGACATTTCGCCAATCCAGGACTTCACAGGTAATCTCGTGCTGGAGTTTATCGACTACAGCTTGGGAGAGCCGAAGTACGATGTTGACGAGTCGAAAGAACGTGACGTCACCTATGCGGCGCCTCTGCGTGTGAAGGTACGTTTGTTGAACAAAGAGACGGGAGAAGTGAAGGAACAAGAAGTATTCATGGGGGACTTCCCGCTCATGACCGAAACGGGAACCTTCATTATTAATGGTGCTGAGCGCGTTATTGTCAGCCAGCTTGTTCGTTCCCCCAGTGTATATTACAACACCAAAGTGGACAAAAACGGCAAGCAGACGTTTACAGCTACAGTAATCCCGAACCGGGGTGCTTGGCTGGAGCTGGAGACCGATGCGAAGGACGTTATTTATGTCCGCATCGACCGTACGCGAAAAATCCCGGTAACGGTTCTTTTGCGTGCGTTGGGCTTTGGTTCCGACATTGAGATTCTCAACTTGCTGGGTGAAGATGAATACATCAAGAACACGCTGGAAAAAGACAATACCGATTCTACGGAAAAAGCGCTCATTGAAATCTACGAGCGTCTTCGTCCGGGTGAGCCACCAACAGTCGAAAATGCGAAGAGCCTCTTGATCTCTCGTTTCTTCGACCCTAAGCGCTATGATTTGGCTTCTGTTGGTCGTTACAAAATGAACAAAAAGCTTCATTTGAAAAACCGTCTGTACAACCAACGTTTGGCTGAGACGCTGGTCGATACGACAACAGGTGAAATTTTTGCCGAAGCAGGTCAAATGATTGACCGTCGTGTCCTTGATCGCATCGTGCCAGCGCTGGAAGGAAACATCGGCTTTATCGATGTTCGTACGCATGGCGGTGTATTGGAAGATGAAGCGATTCATTTGCAATCTATCAATATTTTCTCTCCGATTGAGGATGGCAAGATCATCAAAGTAATCGGAAACGGAAATGTAGATAAGTCCTTCAAACATATTACGCCGGCGGATATCGTATCGGCGATCAACTATTTCATGAACCTCTTGCACGGTGTAGGTTCCACAGACGATATCGACCACTTGGGTAACCGTCGTCTGCGTTCCGTGGGTGAGCTTCTACAGAACCAATTCCGTATCGGTTTGTCCCGTATGGAACGTGTGGTTCGTGAGCGCATGTCCATCCAGGATCAAAACCAAATTACACCGCAAGCTCTCATTAACATCCGTCCAGTGATTGCATCACTGAAGGAGTTCTTTGGTAGCTCGCAGCTGTCTCAGTTCATGGATCAAACAAACCCATTGGCTGAGCTGACGCACAAACGCCGTCTGTCCGCACTCGGACCTGGTGGTTTGACGCGTGAGCGCGCGGGCTTCGAAGTGCGCGACGTTCACCATTCCCACTACGGTCGTATGTGTCCAATTGAGACGCCAGAGGGACCAAACATTGGTTTGATCAACTCCCTGTCGTCCTTTGCACGCATTAACGATTACGGATTCATTGAAACGCCTCGTCGTAAAGTAGATCCGGAAACGGGCTTCGTGTTGACTGATATCAGCTACTTGACTGCTGATGAGGAAGACGTGTTCAACGTGGCACAGGCGAATCAGCCACTTGATGAAGATGGTCGTTTCGTAAACGACATGGTAATCTGCCGTCGTAAAGGTGAGATCTTGAGCGTACCGCGCGACAAGGTAGACTTCATGGACGTATCTCCGAAGCAGGTTGTATCCGTAGCGACAGCGCTGATTCCGTTCCTCGAGAACGATGACGCCAACCGCGCACTGATGGGTTCAAACATGCAGCGGCAGGCCGTTCCGCTTTTGATTCCACAAGCACCGTTTGTCGGTACGGGTATGGAACATAAAGCAGCGCAAGACTCCGGCGTGGCGATCGTTGCCAAGCATCCGGGTCAAGTAGAGCGCGTAACGGCTCGCGAAATCTGGATTCGTCGTTACCAAGAAATCGACGGAAGAAAAGTTGCCGGCGATCTCGATAAATACAAAATGCACAAGTTTATCCGTTCCAACCAAGGTACCTGCATCAACCAGCGTCCAATTGTAAGCACTGGGGACTGGATTGAAAAAGGCGATATCATTGGGGACGGCCCATCCACTGAAAAAGGTGAATTGGCTCTCGGTCGTAACGTAATCGTTGCGTTTATGACGTGGGAAGGATACAACTACGAAGACGCGATTCTTCTGAGTGAAAAACTTGTAAAAGATGACGTGTATACGTCTATCCATATTGAAGAATACGAGTCCGAAGCTCGCGACACCAAGCTGGGTCCAGAGGAAATCACTCGCGATATTCCAAACGTTGGGGAAGATGCTCTGAAAAACCTGGACGAACGCGGTATCATCCGTGTTGGTGCGGAGATTCAGGACGGCGACATTCTCGTTGGTAAGGTTACACCTAAAGGGGTTACTGAGCTGACAGCAGAAGAACGCCTCCTGCATGCCATCTTCGGTGAAAAAGCTCGTGAAGTTCGTGATACATCCCTGCGCGTACCGCATGGTGGTTCCGGTATCATCGTAGACGTTAAAGTATTTACGCGTGAGAATGGCGACGAATTGCCACCAGGCGTAAACCAACTCGTTCGCGTTTACATCGCCCAAAAACGGAAAATCTCCGTGGGTGACAAAATGGCCGGTCGACATGGTAACAAAGGGGTTATCGCCCGCATCATGGCGGAAGAAGATATGCCGTTCCTGCCAGATGGCTCTCCAGTAGAGATCGTACTCAACCCGTTGGGCGTACCTTCGCGTATGAACATCGGTCAGGTATTGGAGACTCACTTGGGTATGGCGGCGAAGCTTCTGGGTATCCACGTAGCAACGCCGGTATTCGACGGTGCACGTCAGGCAGAAGTATTCGAAACGTTGGAAGAAGCAGGTCTGGATCGTGACGGAAAAACGATCTTGTTCGATGGTCGTACAGGTGAACCGTTTGACCGCCGTGTAACGGTAGGTTGCGTATACATGCTGAAACTGGCTCACTTGGTTGACGATAAAATCCATGCTCGTTCTACTGGTCCTTACTCTCTTGTTACGCAGCAGCCATTGGGTGGTAAAGCTCAATTCGGTGGACAGCGTTTCGGGGAGATGGAGGTTTGGGCATTGGAGGCATATGGTGCTGCCTACACCTTGCAAGAAATTCTCACTGTCAAGTCGGATGACGTCGTGGGCCGCGTGAAGACGTACGAAGCGATCGTTAAGGGCGAAAACGTTCCAGAACCAGGTGTTCCAGAGTCCTTCAAGGTATTGATCAAGGAACTCCAGAGCTTGGGTATGGACGTGAAGATTCTGTCCGGAGACGAGCAGGAGATTGAAATGCGTGAAATGGAAGACGAGGATGAAGGCAACGGTGAAAAACTGAACCTCGTTCTCGAAGGCGGAAGCTTGAACGACGAGTAAGATTCCGGTACCAAGGGAGGTAACGCCCTGTGATTGACGTGAACAACTTCGAATATATGAAGATCGGCTTGGCTTCCCCCGATAAGATCCGTTCGTGGTCTTTCGGGGAAGTGAAGAAGCCAGAGACGATCAACTACCGCACACTGAAACCGGAAAAAGACGGCTTGTTCTGTGAACGCATCTTTGGACCGACCAAGGACTGGGAATGCCATTGCGGTAAATACAAGCGTGTTCGTTATAAAGGTGTAGTGTGCGACCGTTGTGGCGTGGAAGTGACCCGCGCCAAAGTACGGCGTGAGCGCATGGGGCACATTGAACTGGCTGCCCCAGTTTCTCACATCTGGTACTTCAAAGGGATTCCGAGCCGTATGGGCTTGGTGCTCGACATGTCCCCTCGTTCCCTGGAGGAAGTAATCTACTTTGCTTCTTACGTAGTAACCGATCCAGGTGACACTCCTCTCGATAAAAAGCAATTGCTCTCCGAAAAAGAGTATCGCAACTATCGTGAGAAATACGGCCACTCCTTCCAAGCGATGATGGGAGCAGAAGCGATCAAGCGCCTGCTTGCTGAAATCGATCTGGATAAAGACGTGGAAACGTTAAAAGAAGATTTGAAAACGGCACAAGGCCAGCGTCGCAACCGTGCGATCAAGCGTCTGGAAGTGCTCGAGGCATTCCGCAACTCCGGTAACCACCCGGATTGGATGGTTCTCGACGTACTGCCGGTTATCCCGCCAGAGCTTCGTCCAATGGTTCAGTTGGATGGTGGACGTTTTGCCACTTCCGACCTGAATGACCTGTACCGCCGTGTAATCAACCGTAATAACCGTCTGAAGCGCCTGCTCGAACTGGGTGCTCCTGACATTATCGTACAAAACGAGAAACGCATGCTGCAGGAAGCAGTAGACGCGCTCATCGACAACGGTCGTCGTGGACGTCCGGTAACAGGACCAGGTAACCGTCCTTTGAAATCTCTCAGCCACATGCTGAAAGGTAAACAAGGTCGTTTCCGTCAAAACCTGCTCGGTAAGCGTGTTGACTACTCCGGTCGTTCCGTTATCGTTGTAGGACCTAACCTGAAGATGTATCAGTGCGGTTTGCCTAAAGAAATGGCACTAGAGCTCTTCAAACCGTTCGTGATGAAAGAGCTGGTTTCCAAAGGCCTCGCTCACAACATCAAGAGCGCAAAGCGCAAGGTTGAGCGCGTTCAGCCAGAGGTATGGGACGTTCTCGAGGACGTTATTCGCGAGCATCCGGTACTGTTGAACCGTGCCCCCACCTTGCACCGTCTGGGTATCCAGGCGTTCGAACCAGTTCTGGTTGAAGGCCGTGCGATCCGTCTGCATCCACTCGTTTGTACAGCGTACAACGCGGACTTTGACGGTGACCAAATGGCGGTTCACGTTCCGTTGTCTGCTGAGGCACAAGCAGAAGCACGTATCCTCATGCTGGCAGCGCAGAACATCTTGAACCCGAAAGACGGTAAACCGGTAGTAACACCATCCCAGGACATGGTGCTTGGTTCCTACTACCTGACACTGGAACGTGAGGGCGACAAAGGCGAGGGTACGATCTATCGCGATCCTCACGATGCGATTGCCGCTTATCAGCAAGGCTTTATCAGCCTGCATACGCGCATTGCTCTGCCAGCGAAACGCCTGAACAAAACCAGCTTTACTGAACGTCAAGAGAACGCGCTTCTCGTAACGACAGTAGGGAAAGTGATCTTCAACGAGATATTCCCTGCAGATCTGCCGTTCATCAATGCACCCACCAAGGCTAACCTGCAATTTATGGTTCCAGACGAGTGCTTTATCTTTGATAAAGGTACAAATGTTTCAGAGTTCATCAAGAACCTGCCTGACCCGGGTGCAGTAAAGAAAGGCTTCTTGGGAACGATCATTTCCGAGTGCTTCCGTCGCTTCGGTACGATGAAAACGTCCATGATTCTTGACAGAATCAAGGAACTGGGCTTCACGTACTCGACAAAAGCAGGTATCACGATTGCCGTAGCGGACATTGCGGTACCAGGAAAGAAAAAAGACATCCTCGACGCAGCGGATGAAAAGGTTGCAACTGTCATGACGCAGTTCCGTCGCGGTTTGATCACCGAAGACGAGCGCTATGACCGCGTAATCTCCATCTGGTCCAAAGCGAAGGATGAAGTAACAGACGTTTTGATGAAGTCCATGGATAAGTTCAATGCGATCTTCATGATGGCGAACTCCGGTGCCCGTGGTAACGTATCCCAGATCACTCAGCTGGCTGGTATGCGCGGTCTGATGGCAAACCCATCCGGTCGAATCATCGAGTTGCCGATTAAATCCAACTTCCGTGAAGGTCTGACGGTTTTGGAGTACTTTATCTCCACGCACGGTGCGCGTAAAGGTCTCGCCGATACAGCCTTGCGTACAGCGGACTCGGGTTACCTGACTCGTCGTCTGGTAGACGTTGCCCAAGACGTGATTGTACGCGAAACCGATTGCGGAACAGATAAAGGTATCCGTGTAACAGCGATCAAGGATGGTAAAGAAGAAATCGAGAAGCTGTCTGACCGTCTGGTAGGACGTACTTGCTTCGAGACTTTGCGCCACCCTGAGACAAAAGAAATTATCGTGCACCGCAATGAGGAGATCTCTGAAGAGGTTGCCGAGTATATCGAAAAAGTTGGAATCACTGACGTTTACATCCGTAACGTACTTGCTTGCCGCACCAGCCATGGTGTTTGCAAACTGTGCTACGGACGCAACCTGGCAACAGGAGCCGAGGTGGAAGTGGGAGAAGCAGTTGGTATTATCGCTGCTCAGTCCATTGGTGAGCCGGGTACCCAGCTGACCATGCGTACCTTCCATACCGGTGGGGTTGCGGGAGACGATATTACCCAAGGTTTGCCGCGTATTCAGGAGTTGTTCGAAGCGCGTAATCCGAAAGGGCAAGCAGTCATCTCCGAAATTGATGGTGAAGTTGTTGATATTCGCGAAGGGAAAGATCGTCGCGAGATCGAAGTACGTGGAGAAGCGGAGAACAAAGTGTATGCAGCACCGTATGGCTCACGCATCAAGGTTTCTGTTGGTGTCAAGCTGAATGCTGGTGACGAGCTCACGGAAGGTTCCGTAGACCCGAAAGAAATGCTCAAAGTTCGTGGTATGCGCGGCGTTTCCAACTACATCTTGCAAGAGGTACAAAAAGTTTACCGTATGCAAGGGGTAGAAATTAACGACAAGCACGTAGAGGTAATGATTCGTCAGATGCTGCGCAAATTGCGCGTTATCGACAGCGGAGATACAGACCTCTTGCCAGGTTCCTATGTAGAGGTTCCTGAATTTGAGCAAGCGAACGCTAAAGTTCTCATGGAAGGCAGAAATCCAGCAGTGGGCCGTCCGGTTCTTCTGGGGATCACCAAAGCATCCCTCGAAACCGACTCCTTCCTGTCGGCAGCATCCTTCCAGGAAACGACTCGCGTTCTTACCGATGCAGCGATCAAAGGAAAAGTGGACCGCTTGCTAGGTTTGAAAGAGAACGTTATTATCGGGAAGCTGGTTCCAGCAGGTACCGGTATGTCACGTTACCGCAATGTAAAAGTTGCTAGTCAAGTAGATTACGAAGCAGAGCTGGAAGCAGCGAAAGCTGAGCAAGAAGCAGTTTCTGTAGAGTAATGGCGGGAAAAGCGCCCATCACCGATTGGTGGGCGCTTTCCTAAATAAAAATATCAAATGGGCGTTGACAACAACTAGCCCACCTGATATTATATTCAAGTGTGCCTGACATCTGTACTTTGGAGGATATGAGAATCATGTCTTATGAAAAAGTAGAGCGGGCCAAGGACTTGACAATCGGCATTAAGCAGACGATCAAAGCTGTGGAAAACCAACAGGTAGAAGCGGTGTATATCGCTGTTGATGCAGATAAGCGTTTGACCCAAAAAGTCGAGCTCCTTTGCAAAGAGAAGGGTGTTCCAGTCATTCATGTAGATTCCATGTATCGCTTAGGCAAAGCGTGCGGAATTGAAGTGGGAGCGGCTACTGCTGCGATTAAAAAAAGTGGTTAACGATGTTTTTGTCAGCGGCTTACACGTTGCGTAATGCTGGACAAGGACTTTCTATTTGACCTAAAAATGACTCACCTGGATCTGTGGTCTTGAAGATTGGGTATTAAGAAGGGAGGTAACATCATGCCTACAATTAACCAATTGGTGCGTAAAGGTCGCGAGGATAAGGTTGTGAAGTCGAAGTCCCCAGCTCTTCAAAAGGGGTACAACAGCTTCAAGAAAAGCCAAACTAACCAAAGCTCTCCTCAAAAACGTGGTGTTTGCACTCGTGTAGGTACCATGACTCCGAAAAAACCGAACTCCGCGTTGCGTAAATACGCTCGTGTGCGTTTGACTAACGGAATCGAGGTAACAGCTTACATCGGTGGTATTGGCCACAACCTGCAAGAGCATAGCGTCGTGCTGGTGCGCGGCGGTCGTGTAAAAGACTTGCCAGGGGTACGCTACCATATCGTTCGTGGTGCTCTTGACACTGCTGGTGTGAACAACCGTAAACAAGGTCGTTCCAAATACGGTACTAAGCGTCCGAAGCCAGGTCAAGCAGCAGCGAAGAAGTAATAAAAAAACGCCTGTGAAGTGGCGTGAATTTATAACGAAAAGAAGGAGGGAATACGATGCCTCGTAAAGGTCCTGTAACCCGTCGTGACGTGCTGCCTGATCCTATTCACAACAGCAAGTTGGTTACTCGCTTGATTAACCGCCTGATGTTGGATGGTAAGCGTGGTGTAGCTCAGAACATTCTCTACAACGCATTTGACATCATCCAGGAGCGCACAGGTCGCAACCCGATGGAAGTGTTTGAAGAAGCACTGAAAAACGTAATGCCAGTACTGGAAGTTAAAGCTCGCCGTGTAGGTGGTGCTAACTACCAAGTACCAATCGAAGTAAAACCGGAGCGCCGTACCACTCTTGGCCTGCGTTGGATGGTTAACTACTCCCGTAACCGTGGAGAGAAAACCATGGAACAACGTCTTGCTAACGAGATCATGGACGCTGCTAACAACACCGGTGCAGCAGTTAAAAAGCGTGAAGACACGCACAAGATGGCTGAAGCGAACAAAGCGTTTGCTCACTATCGCTGGTAGGAATTGAATCGGGTGTCCGTATTGGATACCCGTTTATTCTCAAACTCGAGTATGGAAGGAGCATACCTAATGGCTCGCGAGTTCTCTTTGCCGA
This genomic stretch from Brevibacillus brevis harbors:
- the secE gene encoding preprotein translocase subunit SecE; the protein is MVDATKSGGGKVGFLSRIGASFRRTGGFFSDVMSELKKVRWPNRKELTTYTLVVLVTVVLLAIFFFVVDLGISRLIDLILGT
- the nusG gene encoding transcription termination/antitermination protein NusG, which gives rise to MEKAWYVLHTYSGYENKVKANLEKRLESMGMEDKIFRVLVPTEEEVETKDGKKRTVTKKVFPGYVLVEMVMTDDSWYVVRNTPGVTGFVGSTGAGSKPTALRPEEADTILKQMGIEIPKIKVDFALRDMVRVTDGPFSNRTGEIIEIYPDRQKVRVLVDIFGRETPVELDFTQVQQLD
- the rplK gene encoding 50S ribosomal protein L11; amino-acid sequence: MAKKVIRVIKLQIPAGKANPAPPVGPALGQAGVNIMGFCKEFNARTESEVGMIIPVEITVFEDRSFTFITKTPPAAVLLKKAAGIESGSGVPNKTKVATLKRDKVREIAELKRPDLNAASVEAAMRMVEGTARSMGIVIED
- the rplA gene encoding 50S ribosomal protein L1 codes for the protein MAKKGKKYQEAVKLVDKNKVYEVVEGVELVKKAATAKFDETVEAAFRLGVDPKRADQQIRGAVVLPHGTGKVQRVLVFAKGEKAKDAEAAGADFVGDADMIAKIQGGWFDFDVVVATPDMMGEVGKLGRVLGPKGLMPNPKTGTVTFDVTKAVNEIKAGKIEYRVDKAGNIHAPIGKASFDADKLVENLAALTEALNRAKPAAAKGVYMRNVTLSSTMGPGVRVAVK
- the rplJ gene encoding 50S ribosomal protein L10, with protein sequence MAEIRPTVIREEKVQAINEIATKLRESQTTVVADYRGLTVAQVTELRKQLREAGVEFQVLKNSLTRLATEKESLTELDQYLTGPNALAFSKEDIIAPAKVIAEFAKKNDKLEIKGGVIEGKVVDAEQIKALASLPNREGLLSMLLSVLQAPMRNVALAVKAVAEQKEGQGA
- the rplL gene encoding 50S ribosomal protein L7/L12; this encodes MSKDQILEAIKGMSVLELNDLVKAIEEEFGVTAAAPVAVVAGGGAEAAAEQTEFTVNLVSGGASKINVIKVVRELTGLGLKEAKDLVDNAPKTLKEGVSKDEAEALKAKLEEAGAQVEVK
- a CDS encoding class I SAM-dependent methyltransferase → MADHYYTNQPGAAHDEQQFTFKLRGNEFRFITDAGVFSRDRIDFGSVLLIENMEIDSHARVLDVGCGYGPMGLTAAKLADHGRVTMIDVNERAVNLARRNAEANGIKNVEVRVSDVYNGVQGEQFDVILTNPPIRAGKEIVHRIFVEGYDLLVEGGEMWVVIQKKQGAPSALKKLQETYREVIEVDREKGYHIFRAIK
- the rpoB gene encoding DNA-directed RNA polymerase subunit beta; the protein is MAGKVIQSGRHRQRRTYSRINEVLGLPNLIEIQQKSYQWFLDEGLREMFQDISPIQDFTGNLVLEFIDYSLGEPKYDVDESKERDVTYAAPLRVKVRLLNKETGEVKEQEVFMGDFPLMTETGTFIINGAERVIVSQLVRSPSVYYNTKVDKNGKQTFTATVIPNRGAWLELETDAKDVIYVRIDRTRKIPVTVLLRALGFGSDIEILNLLGEDEYIKNTLEKDNTDSTEKALIEIYERLRPGEPPTVENAKSLLISRFFDPKRYDLASVGRYKMNKKLHLKNRLYNQRLAETLVDTTTGEIFAEAGQMIDRRVLDRIVPALEGNIGFIDVRTHGGVLEDEAIHLQSINIFSPIEDGKIIKVIGNGNVDKSFKHITPADIVSAINYFMNLLHGVGSTDDIDHLGNRRLRSVGELLQNQFRIGLSRMERVVRERMSIQDQNQITPQALINIRPVIASLKEFFGSSQLSQFMDQTNPLAELTHKRRLSALGPGGLTRERAGFEVRDVHHSHYGRMCPIETPEGPNIGLINSLSSFARINDYGFIETPRRKVDPETGFVLTDISYLTADEEDVFNVAQANQPLDEDGRFVNDMVICRRKGEILSVPRDKVDFMDVSPKQVVSVATALIPFLENDDANRALMGSNMQRQAVPLLIPQAPFVGTGMEHKAAQDSGVAIVAKHPGQVERVTAREIWIRRYQEIDGRKVAGDLDKYKMHKFIRSNQGTCINQRPIVSTGDWIEKGDIIGDGPSTEKGELALGRNVIVAFMTWEGYNYEDAILLSEKLVKDDVYTSIHIEEYESEARDTKLGPEEITRDIPNVGEDALKNLDERGIIRVGAEIQDGDILVGKVTPKGVTELTAEERLLHAIFGEKAREVRDTSLRVPHGGSGIIVDVKVFTRENGDELPPGVNQLVRVYIAQKRKISVGDKMAGRHGNKGVIARIMAEEDMPFLPDGSPVEIVLNPLGVPSRMNIGQVLETHLGMAAKLLGIHVATPVFDGARQAEVFETLEEAGLDRDGKTILFDGRTGEPFDRRVTVGCVYMLKLAHLVDDKIHARSTGPYSLVTQQPLGGKAQFGGQRFGEMEVWALEAYGAAYTLQEILTVKSDDVVGRVKTYEAIVKGENVPEPGVPESFKVLIKELQSLGMDVKILSGDEQEIEMREMEDEDEGNGEKLNLVLEGGSLNDE